A window of Bacteroidales bacterium contains these coding sequences:
- a CDS encoding glycogen debranching enzyme N-terminal domain-containing protein, with protein sequence MNERLHQCPSPGMNLIFREGDFLNITLSVPVDLAGKAYLRTNLYNPYLKRKELIARAEQEVPRRFQEWGDFPMAAEAENSYSIEVPLISIGFFEAKAFFITENHTEPLWPEGNNLYIKVEPALSVISNSIYCAFVRLFVGEDAVSSINENLKSIESIEDKKVSVIPESGKFRDLKKEIDFIVDDLGFDILMLLPVHPVPTTYARMGLLGSPYAALDFMNVDPALAEFDKETTPMEQFSELVDKVHAKHARVFMDIPVNHTGWASQLQVHHPEFFLKDQEGRFVSPGAWGVTWSDLSGLDYSRKDLWEYMAHVFLFWCRKGVDGFRCDAGYMVPEQAWEYITAKVRNEFPSTIFLLEGLGGKVSTTERLLTTCNLNWAYSEMFQNYDQDQMEWYIGEFMRISPAKGPMVNFSETHDNNRLASVSKAFSRLRNGLTALLSDTGTFAITCGVEWYADEKIDVHRLTSLNWGNEDNQVDFLKRLNNILKSHPTFRQAFQLTKMHISHKNSIAYLRHSEHISQKLAVIANLSAEDNEVYLRKELAEPFMTNHQDLLSGEDVVFEESHEAYRVPLKPYQIVALADEEAYFPRVTDLRINRIVTDTKAERMLRVQIMQLFQDYDWVITDEFIKNKTIEFKNAPYDFFSANWDVRPPVIRWVYPQDVNREVVVPEKTPVLIIAPRFFRYTLKQDSSILGHGEGFYLKTEKYVAIIEPGKFHGHGARFQLAFELYDGERVHKNTGQLLLASRDNLWFVKNHFGHQDIEAGTFLNALSVNTRSGISVSEVAFGGIRSKYDALISANLDSKVPEDRHIMLTRIRGWSVYKGFSRAIMSEYQTSFYHSENLAEYRFEIPAGAGLVVPLALTYRFDEADNLLDVSLKRTEGKDALVLPQEEAVKIILRPDIESRNHHELTKAFQGPEDTWPVNIREGENGFTFHDQEKMLNLVCRNGEFVREDEWHYRIPYPMEMERGMDGEGDLYSPGYFKILLKGNETVHLSALVAAGEEDSVRQRRKEQDLAGPDKMKDEASGVKEILKNSVRKFIVDRNSNKTVIAGHPWFLDWGRDTLICLRGIISAGYTEEAKSIIREFASFEKDGTLPNVIRGKDTSNRDTSDAPLWLFAGVQDLLSNEDTGFLQEDCGGRTLLEVLRSIAVNYMEGTPNGIQMDHDSGLIYSPTHFTWMDTNYPAGTPREGYPIEIQALWYHAVHFLSGQLPDENRWTDLAGKIKESIKTYFLIEKQNHCTVFEKEIYLSDCLHTSGFEPASQAVRDDHLRPNQLFAITLGAVEEKKIGEGILLACEELVVPGAIRTLADRNTEYQLPVYHNGQLLNDPFHPYKGRYEGEEDHSRKPAYHNGTAWTWTFPSYCEAMYKTYGENGLKASRDILFTSMRQMNQGCIAQLPEILDGDFPHMQRGCYAQAWGITEFYRLADILGLI encoded by the coding sequence ATGAACGAACGTCTTCACCAGTGTCCTTCTCCGGGGATGAATTTGATTTTCAGGGAGGGAGATTTTCTGAATATTACCTTGTCGGTACCGGTAGATTTAGCAGGAAAGGCTTATCTGCGAACAAATCTTTATAATCCTTACCTTAAACGGAAGGAGCTTATTGCCAGAGCAGAACAGGAAGTTCCCCGGCGCTTTCAGGAATGGGGTGATTTTCCTATGGCCGCTGAAGCAGAGAATAGCTATTCTATCGAAGTGCCTCTGATATCCATCGGTTTTTTTGAGGCCAAAGCTTTTTTTATTACTGAAAACCATACAGAACCCCTTTGGCCGGAAGGAAATAATCTGTACATTAAGGTTGAACCTGCCCTTTCGGTCATCAGCAATTCGATTTATTGTGCTTTTGTGCGTTTGTTTGTTGGAGAAGATGCCGTATCTTCAATCAATGAAAATTTAAAAAGTATAGAATCCATTGAGGATAAAAAAGTTTCGGTTATACCAGAGTCGGGTAAATTCAGGGATCTGAAAAAAGAAATTGATTTTATTGTGGATGATCTGGGATTTGATATTCTCATGCTCCTGCCGGTCCATCCCGTACCGACAACCTATGCCCGGATGGGGCTCTTGGGCAGCCCTTACGCAGCCCTGGATTTTATGAATGTAGATCCTGCCCTGGCTGAATTCGACAAAGAAACTACCCCAATGGAGCAGTTTTCCGAACTTGTTGATAAGGTCCATGCGAAACATGCCCGGGTTTTTATGGATATCCCGGTGAATCATACCGGCTGGGCTTCCCAGCTTCAGGTTCACCATCCGGAATTTTTTCTTAAGGATCAGGAGGGTAGATTTGTATCTCCCGGAGCCTGGGGTGTTACCTGGAGCGATCTTTCCGGGCTGGATTATTCCCGGAAAGATTTGTGGGAATATATGGCCCATGTATTTTTGTTCTGGTGCCGGAAAGGAGTAGATGGCTTTAGATGTGATGCCGGATATATGGTTCCTGAACAGGCATGGGAGTACATTACGGCAAAAGTTCGGAATGAATTTCCATCAACGATTTTTCTTTTGGAAGGTTTAGGAGGTAAAGTTTCTACTACTGAAAGGTTGCTTACCACTTGCAATCTGAACTGGGCTTATTCGGAGATGTTCCAGAATTATGACCAGGATCAGATGGAATGGTATATCGGGGAGTTTATGCGAATATCCCCCGCCAAAGGGCCAATGGTAAACTTTTCGGAAACTCACGACAACAATCGTCTTGCTTCCGTATCAAAAGCTTTTTCAAGGCTCAGGAACGGGCTTACAGCACTTTTATCGGATACCGGTACATTTGCCATTACTTGTGGCGTTGAGTGGTATGCCGATGAGAAGATTGATGTCCATCGACTCACTTCCCTAAACTGGGGAAATGAGGATAATCAGGTAGATTTTCTCAAGCGCCTCAACAACATTCTGAAATCCCATCCCACTTTCCGGCAGGCATTTCAGCTCACAAAAATGCATATAAGCCATAAGAACAGCATCGCCTACCTGAGGCATTCGGAGCATATCAGCCAGAAGTTAGCTGTTATTGCCAATCTTTCTGCAGAAGATAATGAGGTATATCTCAGAAAAGAACTTGCAGAACCATTTATGACCAATCATCAGGACCTTCTTTCAGGAGAAGATGTGGTATTTGAGGAAAGTCATGAAGCGTACAGAGTTCCCCTGAAACCTTATCAGATAGTTGCTCTTGCAGATGAAGAGGCATATTTCCCCCGGGTCACGGACTTACGGATCAACCGGATAGTCACCGATACCAAAGCCGAACGGATGTTGAGGGTTCAGATCATGCAGTTGTTTCAGGATTACGATTGGGTTATCACCGATGAGTTCATCAAAAACAAGACTATAGAGTTTAAGAATGCCCCTTATGATTTCTTTAGTGCAAATTGGGATGTTCGACCTCCGGTTATCCGGTGGGTTTATCCGCAGGATGTGAATCGCGAGGTGGTGGTACCTGAGAAAACTCCCGTTTTGATCATTGCTCCCCGTTTCTTCAGGTACACTTTGAAACAGGACTCTTCCATACTGGGACACGGAGAAGGATTTTACTTGAAGACTGAAAAGTATGTGGCGATCATAGAGCCCGGCAAATTCCACGGGCATGGAGCAAGGTTTCAACTGGCTTTCGAGTTGTATGACGGCGAAAGGGTACATAAAAATACAGGCCAGCTCCTCCTGGCATCCCGGGATAACCTGTGGTTTGTTAAAAACCATTTTGGACACCAGGATATTGAGGCTGGAACATTTCTGAATGCCCTTTCCGTAAACACCCGCTCGGGAATTTCAGTTTCAGAAGTAGCTTTCGGCGGGATAAGAAGCAAATATGATGCCCTGATTTCTGCGAATCTGGATAGCAAGGTTCCCGAGGACCGGCATATTATGCTTACTCGTATCAGAGGCTGGTCGGTATATAAAGGATTTTCAAGAGCCATTATGTCGGAATATCAAACGTCTTTTTATCATTCAGAGAATCTTGCCGAATATCGTTTTGAGATACCGGCCGGAGCCGGGTTGGTTGTTCCATTGGCTTTAACCTACCGTTTCGATGAAGCAGATAATTTATTGGATGTAAGTTTAAAGAGAACAGAGGGTAAAGATGCTTTGGTGCTTCCGCAGGAAGAAGCCGTTAAGATCATATTGCGTCCAGATATTGAAAGCAGGAATCACCATGAGCTCACCAAAGCTTTTCAGGGTCCTGAAGATACCTGGCCTGTCAATATAAGGGAGGGGGAGAATGGTTTTACCTTTCATGATCAGGAAAAAATGCTGAACCTCGTTTGCCGGAATGGGGAGTTTGTCAGGGAAGACGAATGGCACTACCGGATTCCGTATCCCATGGAAATGGAGCGGGGAATGGATGGAGAGGGGGATCTCTATAGTCCGGGTTATTTTAAGATTTTACTAAAAGGCAATGAAACAGTTCATCTCAGTGCATTGGTAGCTGCCGGAGAGGAGGATTCTGTCCGGCAGCGGAGAAAAGAACAGGATCTTGCCGGGCCAGATAAGATGAAAGATGAAGCATCCGGAGTGAAGGAAATTTTAAAAAATTCAGTCAGAAAATTTATTGTTGACCGCAATTCCAATAAAACTGTTATTGCCGGACATCCATGGTTCCTTGACTGGGGGAGGGATACTTTGATTTGCCTGAGAGGCATTATAAGTGCAGGTTATACGGAGGAAGCAAAAAGTATTATCCGTGAGTTTGCATCCTTTGAAAAGGATGGAACCCTGCCCAATGTAATCCGGGGAAAGGACACCTCGAACAGGGATACTTCCGACGCTCCCTTATGGCTTTTTGCAGGTGTTCAGGATCTTCTCAGCAATGAAGATACCGGGTTCCTTCAGGAGGATTGTGGCGGAAGAACCCTGCTCGAGGTTTTACGCTCAATAGCGGTGAATTATATGGAGGGAACTCCAAACGGTATTCAAATGGACCATGACAGCGGTTTGATATATAGCCCCACCCATTTTACCTGGATGGATACCAATTACCCGGCCGGAACACCCAGAGAAGGCTATCCCATAGAAATCCAGGCACTGTGGTATCATGCCGTTCATTTCCTGTCCGGCCAATTACCGGATGAAAATAGATGGACGGATCTGGCCGGAAAGATCAAAGAATCCATAAAAACATATTTTCTAATAGAGAAACAAAACCATTGCACCGTTTTTGAGAAAGAGATTTATCTATCCGATTGTCTGCACACCAGTGGTTTTGAGCCTGCTTCCCAGGCGGTACGTGATGATCATTTGCGGCCCAATCAGCTCTTTGCAATTACGCTGGGAGCAGTTGAAGAAAAAAAGATAGGTGAGGGGATCCTGTTGGCCTGTGAAGAGCTTGTTGTTCCCGGGGCCATTCGAACTTTGGCAGACCGAAATACGGAATATCAATTACCGGTGTATCA
- a CDS encoding aldo/keto reductase, which yields MKNNDFNRRTFLKTSLLGTAGALFANKMTGAESIKSIHAEGKQGKIVKRKLGNTDLELPVVSFGVMRADNPNLAKAALDAGIEHFDTAHGYQNGNNEKMLGEVLKDYPRNSFTIATKVPSRNKEEFLKNLDISLERLQMDHVEILYSHAVSSRDQVLSEEVIDALKTAKSQGKTRYIGVSTHSNEPEVIQAVIDGGVHDVILVAYNFRQDHKDEMTRLIEEASKAGIGVVAMKTQAGGDLEADSGTKMPNQAALKWALNNPNVHTAIPGIINYDELNENMAVMNDLDLNQEEENFLYAASFEEGLYCNGCQECTETCRKQLPIPDMMRAYMYAYGYREVKKAKDELIARGIQDDPCKDCTDCTVKCKKGFKVPRKIADITRVAQVPDDFLV from the coding sequence ATGAAGAACAATGATTTCAACAGAAGAACATTCCTGAAGACCTCACTGCTTGGAACTGCAGGAGCCTTGTTTGCAAATAAAATGACAGGTGCGGAATCCATCAAATCCATTCATGCAGAAGGAAAACAAGGAAAAATTGTTAAAAGAAAACTGGGCAATACGGATCTTGAGTTGCCGGTTGTCAGTTTTGGGGTGATGCGTGCCGATAATCCAAATCTAGCAAAAGCTGCATTAGATGCGGGGATTGAACATTTTGACACCGCCCACGGTTACCAGAATGGCAACAACGAAAAGATGCTGGGAGAGGTTTTAAAGGATTATCCCCGCAATTCTTTCACTATTGCTACAAAAGTGCCATCCAGAAATAAAGAAGAATTTCTGAAAAATCTGGATATCAGCCTGGAGCGATTGCAAATGGATCATGTGGAAATTCTGTATTCGCATGCGGTATCTTCACGCGATCAGGTATTGTCCGAGGAGGTTATAGATGCTTTAAAAACAGCCAAGAGCCAGGGTAAAACCCGCTATATAGGTGTGTCAACCCACAGCAATGAACCTGAAGTGATTCAGGCGGTCATCGATGGTGGCGTACATGATGTAATCCTGGTAGCCTATAATTTCAGGCAGGATCATAAAGACGAAATGACAAGACTTATTGAAGAAGCCTCCAAGGCAGGAATAGGTGTAGTAGCCATGAAAACCCAGGCAGGTGGAGACCTTGAGGCGGATTCCGGTACAAAAATGCCCAACCAGGCTGCATTGAAATGGGCATTGAATAACCCGAACGTTCATACTGCCATTCCTGGTATTATCAACTATGATGAGCTTAATGAAAATATGGCGGTTATGAATGACTTGGACCTGAATCAGGAAGAGGAAAACTTCTTGTATGCCGCTTCCTTTGAAGAAGGCTTGTATTGTAACGGATGTCAGGAATGTACTGAAACATGCAGAAAACAACTCCCTATTCCCGATATGATGCGGGCTTATATGTATGCTTATGGTTACAGAGAGGTGAAAAAAGCCAAGGATGAGTTGATTGCACGCGGTATTCAGGATGATCCCTGTAAAGATTGTACCGACTGTACAGTGAAATGTAAGAAAGGATTTAAGGTACCCCGAAAAATAGCCGATATTACCAGAGTCGCCCAGGTACCCGATGATTTTCTTGTATAA